Proteins from one Chitinophaga oryzae genomic window:
- a CDS encoding LuxR C-terminal-related transcriptional regulator: MKNKYLKGAHLSERKFKEILRLFADDLTATQIADISGVSRVTINSYLKKLRNQIARFCEAQHPVPVPVVAYDNRQVETHTDHDSDTLVAVKSEVDRLVKPVIFGICRIADRLHTEILPDVSRPMIHAATRGRSVLETLDTTERLRRFNGVVDLGQYRLYRLGNSTTDTVNGGPLMDDVDAFWGLTKHRLAKFKGLNRNTAYLHLKECEYRFNHRNEDLYSVLLELLKNYPLTLS, encoded by the coding sequence ATGAAAAACAAGTACTTAAAAGGTGCTCATTTATCTGAGCGCAAGTTTAAGGAGATCCTGCGGCTGTTCGCCGATGATCTCACTGCGACGCAGATCGCGGATATCAGCGGAGTAAGCAGAGTAACGATTAACAGTTACCTGAAAAAGCTTAGAAACCAGATAGCCCGTTTTTGCGAGGCGCAGCATCCAGTGCCGGTTCCGGTCGTAGCCTACGACAACCGGCAGGTTGAGACCCATACAGACCACGACAGCGACACGCTGGTGGCTGTCAAATCCGAAGTAGACCGTCTTGTCAAGCCGGTTATTTTTGGTATCTGCAGAATTGCTGACCGGTTACACACCGAAATTTTACCTGATGTAAGCAGACCTATGATCCATGCCGCCACGCGCGGCCGTTCCGTGCTGGAAACGCTGGATACCACAGAGCGTTTGCGTCGGTTTAACGGGGTAGTGGACCTCGGCCAGTACCGTTTGTACAGGTTGGGTAATTCAACGACAGATACCGTTAACGGCGGTCCGTTAATGGATGATGTAGATGCATTCTGGGGGCTTACCAAGCACCGCCTGGCCAAGTTCAAGGGATTGAACCGGAATACGGCTTACCTGCATCTGAAAGAATGTGAATACAGGTTCAATCATCGTAATGAAGACCTGTACAGTGTGTTGCTGGAATTGTTAAAAAACTACCCGCTCACCCTGTCTTGA
- a CDS encoding SusC/RagA family TonB-linked outer membrane protein — protein MRKVLFLLLAVLCVVGQAFAQSRNVTGKVTDGKDGSPIPGATIQVKGTTRGTATTPDGTFSLQVSANDVLVVSFVGYEKKEVPVGEAAALKISLSADSKNLDEVVVTGYTLEKKVNSTIAASTITGAKVNNISLPDVNQMLQGNAPGISVSTNSGQPGSKTEVRIRGIGSISASNSPLYVLDGIIMSSGDFTQNTPSQDILSNLNPADIENITILKDASATALYGSRGSNGVVVITTKTGKKGQSRINFNGKFGFQNLAKSIPMMNATELLAYQREGLRNAVNADGSRKYSDANILKYRPDHLADYNTDWMDLAFRTGKTQAYGVNAGGGNEKTTFYASGDYFKQDGILIGSGFSRYSGRLNVDHKFNDKFDLSVKMSGTYTDQLSAGAGNSYSSPLMGALTQVPWIPAKDENGNPYIGYVGGQPGSPTWSGVADIPDAWRPTLQGGNFLHTVANNYRKNNNTQTIFNAALGYNIIEGLRFVVKGNAELTGIREKQWTAPNSYDGRNYGGYLYNVNSNMALYTTQQLLTYNFSINKDHSFRLLAGNEYSYQNRSYTIAAKNGFPGNQLQVPDVGANLFDGGGNERSYAFQGLIGKADYDYKSKYFLSASFRRDGSSRFPKDARYGNFYSVGAAWRITEEEFAKNISWLNDLKLRSSYGVMGNAEGLGLYPDYPFRGLYSLSGAYLGETAAFANQPGNPNLSWEKQNLFDIGLDFSVLNRRVYGSVGFYDKRSSALLMELPLSMTTGFETINMNVGKMLNQGFEITIGGVPVATKNFTWTSDLNFATLRNRVLDLGGQQAIPSGTRQRIEVGHTFGSWYMPVWYGVDPQTGAPLWVGNDGKPTTSYTEAQNNRQYVGQALPKITGGWTNKINYKEFDLSMLITFSSGNKAYNSNRANLESDGANSRNQAKDALDHWQKPGDVSDRPKVVFGGSGANQSSTRYLEDVSYARIRNLTLGYTLPKKLLGNMKLQSLRVYAQAENLYTLTSYKGWDPDINTNPLPPTSTASTATTNAGTDFYRYPTSRVFTFGISVGL, from the coding sequence ATGAGGAAAGTATTATTTCTCCTCCTGGCCGTGCTATGCGTGGTCGGCCAGGCTTTTGCGCAAAGTCGCAACGTAACGGGGAAAGTTACCGACGGGAAAGACGGATCTCCTATACCTGGCGCAACCATCCAGGTAAAAGGTACCACCAGAGGTACTGCCACCACCCCCGACGGCACATTCAGCCTGCAGGTATCTGCAAACGATGTATTAGTAGTTTCATTTGTTGGCTATGAAAAGAAAGAAGTGCCGGTAGGCGAAGCCGCCGCACTTAAAATTTCACTGTCTGCCGACTCCAAAAACCTGGACGAAGTAGTAGTAACCGGCTACACCCTGGAGAAAAAAGTAAACTCCACCATCGCCGCTTCTACTATCACCGGCGCCAAGGTGAACAACATCTCCCTGCCTGATGTAAACCAGATGCTGCAGGGTAATGCGCCTGGTATCTCCGTGTCTACCAACTCCGGCCAGCCCGGCTCCAAAACGGAAGTAAGGATCCGCGGTATCGGTTCTATCTCCGCCAGCAACAGCCCGCTGTATGTACTGGACGGTATCATTATGTCCTCCGGTGATTTTACGCAGAATACACCTTCCCAGGACATTCTTTCCAACCTGAACCCTGCCGACATCGAAAACATTACCATCCTGAAAGACGCATCTGCTACTGCGCTCTACGGTTCCCGCGGTTCCAACGGCGTGGTGGTGATCACTACCAAAACCGGTAAAAAAGGCCAGAGCAGAATCAACTTCAACGGTAAATTCGGTTTCCAGAACCTCGCTAAGAGCATCCCGATGATGAATGCTACCGAGTTGCTCGCGTATCAGCGCGAAGGGCTGAGAAATGCCGTTAATGCTGATGGCAGCAGAAAATACTCCGACGCGAACATTCTGAAATACCGCCCCGATCACCTGGCTGACTACAATACAGACTGGATGGACTTGGCTTTCCGCACCGGTAAAACCCAGGCTTATGGCGTTAATGCCGGCGGTGGTAACGAAAAAACCACTTTCTATGCCTCCGGCGACTACTTTAAGCAGGATGGTATCCTGATTGGTAGCGGTTTTAGCCGTTACTCCGGCCGTTTGAACGTAGATCATAAATTCAACGATAAATTCGACCTGAGCGTAAAAATGAGCGGTACCTATACCGATCAGCTGAGCGCTGGTGCAGGTAACAGCTACTCTTCTCCGCTGATGGGCGCTCTCACACAGGTTCCCTGGATTCCGGCGAAAGATGAGAATGGCAACCCTTACATCGGTTATGTAGGCGGCCAGCCTGGTTCTCCTACCTGGTCCGGTGTTGCTGACATCCCGGATGCGTGGCGTCCAACCCTGCAGGGGGGTAACTTCCTGCACACTGTTGCCAATAACTACCGCAAAAACAACAATACCCAGACTATCTTCAACGCAGCGCTGGGTTACAATATCATCGAAGGCCTGCGTTTTGTTGTAAAAGGTAACGCAGAGCTCACTGGCATCCGTGAAAAACAATGGACCGCCCCGAACTCCTACGATGGCCGTAACTATGGTGGTTACCTGTACAACGTAAACTCCAACATGGCGCTGTACACTACCCAACAATTGCTGACTTATAACTTCAGCATCAACAAAGACCATAGCTTCCGCCTGCTGGCCGGTAACGAATATTCTTACCAGAACAGGTCTTACACGATCGCTGCGAAAAACGGTTTCCCCGGCAACCAGCTGCAGGTGCCGGATGTGGGCGCCAACCTGTTTGACGGCGGTGGTAATGAAAGATCTTACGCATTCCAGGGCCTCATCGGTAAAGCGGACTACGATTACAAATCCAAGTATTTCCTGAGCGCCAGCTTCAGAAGAGACGGTTCTTCCCGTTTCCCTAAAGACGCCCGCTATGGTAACTTCTACTCTGTGGGTGCTGCATGGCGTATTACAGAAGAAGAATTTGCCAAAAACATTTCCTGGTTGAACGACCTGAAACTGCGTTCCAGCTATGGTGTAATGGGTAACGCAGAAGGACTGGGTTTATATCCCGACTATCCTTTCCGCGGCCTGTACAGCCTCTCCGGTGCTTATCTCGGCGAAACAGCTGCATTTGCCAACCAGCCTGGTAACCCTAACCTGAGCTGGGAAAAACAAAACCTGTTCGACATCGGACTGGACTTCAGCGTGCTGAATCGTCGTGTATACGGTAGCGTTGGATTCTACGACAAACGCTCCTCTGCACTGCTGATGGAACTGCCACTGTCTATGACCACCGGTTTTGAAACGATCAACATGAACGTTGGTAAAATGCTGAACCAGGGTTTTGAAATCACCATTGGCGGTGTTCCGGTGGCGACTAAAAACTTCACGTGGACTTCTGACCTGAACTTCGCTACACTGCGCAACAGAGTACTGGACCTGGGCGGTCAGCAGGCTATTCCTTCCGGTACCAGACAGCGTATCGAAGTGGGCCACACTTTTGGTTCTTGGTATATGCCGGTATGGTATGGTGTAGATCCTCAGACAGGCGCACCACTGTGGGTAGGCAACGACGGCAAACCTACTACCAGCTATACAGAAGCGCAGAACAACAGGCAATATGTAGGTCAGGCACTGCCTAAGATCACCGGCGGCTGGACCAACAAAATCAACTACAAGGAGTTTGACCTGTCTATGCTGATCACTTTCAGCTCCGGCAACAAGGCTTACAACTCCAACCGTGCTAACCTGGAAAGCGATGGCGCTAACTCCCGCAACCAGGCAAAAGACGCGCTGGACCACTGGCAGAAACCTGGTGACGTGTCAGACAGACCTAAAGTAGTATTTGGTGGCAGCGGTGCAAACCAGTCTTCTACCCGTTACCTGGAAGATGTGTCTTACGCCAGAATCAGGAACCTGACCCTGGGTTATACACTGCCTAAAAAACTGCTGGGTAATATGAAGCTGCAATCACTGCGTGTATATGCACAGGCAGAAAACCTGTACACGCTGACCAGCTACAAAGGATGGGACCCGGATATCAACACTAACCCGCTTCCTCCAACCAGTACAGCTTCTACGGCTACTACCAACGCCGGTACTGATTTCTATCGTTATCCTACTTCACGTGTGTTCACATTTGGTATCAGTGTAGGATTGTAA
- a CDS encoding RagB/SusD family nutrient uptake outer membrane protein translates to MKYPKLNILALTAAVAFSACNSKLDLAPADALDNESAVTEGNARILANGLYERAQELEYYGRDFTVVNDVTGGDVKITAANSNRFVVEFQYIFGPLSASQSKTWLNAYRVANQASVMIDKLPETAITKPYKGEAHFMRALAHFDLVRRYTRPYSQMLDKATTANTGIPLAMKAVDNPATHKPSRATLKETYDAIISDLKAAKELAPDAGAKSEAVFRGSKDAASALLTRAYLYMGDSTKPADPNWQNVIDEATPLINKFQLWSDANYLANYTTNAATSEDIFSLRFLQPENRGADNFGNIYLPNDGSSTSGYGDIRLNENFMALLDPADYRNSAVKVFSGNNYMMKWVGNGLGLTGMTNVKVLRVSEVLLNRAEAYMRKGDLQLALNDINSLRQHRGLAAVTAADKASVRAELLKQRRLELVGEGFAATDLFRLGGVRHIADKDALLPQTKDIQPTDARVAFPIPQVEIDANPNIVQNPGYNK, encoded by the coding sequence ATGAAATATCCAAAACTTAATATACTCGCATTAACAGCCGCTGTTGCGTTTTCCGCTTGTAACTCCAAGCTGGACCTTGCTCCTGCTGATGCGCTGGATAATGAATCCGCCGTTACCGAAGGCAACGCCCGTATCCTGGCCAACGGCCTGTATGAGCGTGCGCAGGAACTGGAATATTATGGCCGCGATTTCACTGTGGTGAATGATGTTACCGGTGGCGACGTGAAAATCACTGCTGCCAACTCCAACCGTTTCGTAGTAGAGTTCCAGTATATCTTCGGACCGCTTTCCGCTTCACAAAGTAAAACCTGGCTGAACGCTTATCGTGTTGCCAACCAGGCGAGCGTAATGATCGACAAGCTGCCTGAAACGGCGATTACCAAACCGTACAAAGGAGAAGCTCACTTTATGCGTGCGCTGGCTCATTTTGACCTGGTAAGAAGATATACGCGCCCTTACTCCCAGATGCTGGATAAAGCTACCACCGCCAATACCGGTATTCCGCTGGCGATGAAAGCAGTAGATAATCCTGCTACTCACAAGCCTTCCCGTGCTACGCTGAAAGAGACCTATGATGCAATCATCAGCGATCTGAAAGCCGCCAAGGAACTGGCTCCTGATGCGGGCGCCAAGTCTGAAGCCGTTTTCCGCGGTTCCAAAGACGCTGCATCTGCCCTGCTGACCCGCGCTTACCTGTACATGGGAGACTCCACTAAGCCGGCAGATCCTAACTGGCAGAATGTAATCGACGAAGCCACGCCGCTGATCAACAAATTCCAGCTGTGGAGCGACGCCAATTACCTTGCTAACTACACCACCAATGCCGCTACCTCTGAAGATATCTTTAGTCTGCGTTTCCTGCAACCGGAAAATAGAGGCGCTGATAACTTCGGTAACATTTACCTGCCTAACGACGGTAGTTCCACCAGCGGTTATGGCGACATCCGTCTGAATGAAAACTTCATGGCGCTGCTCGACCCGGCCGATTACCGTAACAGCGCTGTAAAAGTGTTCTCCGGTAACAACTACATGATGAAATGGGTAGGCAACGGTTTGGGCCTGACAGGTATGACCAACGTAAAAGTGCTGCGTGTGAGTGAGGTGCTGTTGAACCGCGCCGAAGCTTATATGCGTAAAGGTGATCTGCAGCTGGCACTGAACGATATCAACAGCCTGCGCCAGCATCGTGGCCTGGCTGCTGTTACAGCGGCTGATAAAGCTTCTGTAAGAGCAGAGCTGTTAAAACAGCGCAGACTCGAACTGGTAGGTGAAGGCTTTGCCGCTACCGACCTGTTCAGGCTGGGAGGCGTACGTCACATCGCTGACAAAGACGCACTGCTGCCGCAAACAAAAGATATTCAACCTACTGATGCGCGCGTAGCTTTCCCTATTCCGCAGGTAGAAATTGATGCTAACCCGAACATCGTACAGAACCCGGGTTATAACAAATAA